GGTATCAATGATAAGATTCGTGCCTGGGGGAAAAAAACAAGATAGGCACCCATCACACCGGAAATAGCTCCGCTGGCGCCCACCATCGGGATGCGGGAATCCGGGTTAGTGATGCTGTGGAGGAAAACTGCTGCAATACCGCAAAGTAAATAAAAGAGTAAAAATTTGAAGTGTCCCATCAAGTCTTCTACATTATCTGCAAAAACCCAGAGGAAGAGCATATTCCCAGCCAGATGCATAAAATTAGCATGTGTAAACATGCTGGAAAATATCGTGAGATAAGAAGAGATGCCCTGGGGATTGAAAAGTTCGTAGGGAATCGTTCCGAATTGAAAAATGAATGCATCTTTTTCTGGCCCTAATAAAAATTCATAACCATAGACCAGAATATTCAATCCCAAAATTGTATAAGAGACTACCGGTTTTGTGTACGAAGCAATATCATCTTTCAGCGGAATCATATATTCGACCTATCTCACAGACAGCAAAAGCTGCAATTGCTTTATTTTCTCCGATTTCACCCATTCCTTCGTTTGTCTTGCCTTTGATGGAGACATGCTCAGGATGCATGGAGAGGGCATGGGCGATATTTTTTCTCATTTCCGGTAGATAAGGCAGCAACCGCGGCTTTTCGGCGATGACCACCGCATCAATGTTCTTTACAAAGAATCCTGAATTTTTTAAGAATTCGCCAACCTTTTTTAACAATTTCAGACTGGAGATGTCCTTGTATTTCTTGTCTTCGGGTGGGAAGTGAAAGCCAATATCTCCTAAATTTGCCGCACCCAGCAGGGCATCACAGATCGCATGGAGGAGGACATCACCATCCGAATGACCAAGCAAACCCAAGGGGTAATCAATCTTTACTCC
The nucleotide sequence above comes from candidate division WOR-3 bacterium. Encoded proteins:
- the ispF gene encoding 2-C-methyl-D-erythritol 2,4-cyclodiphosphate synthase; translated protein: MVGIGYDIHRLVEKRPLYLGGVKIDYPLGLLGHSDGDVLLHAICDALLGAANLGDIGFHFPPEDKKYKDISSLKLLKKVGEFLKNSGFFVKNIDAVVIAEKPRLLPYLPEMRKNIAHALSMHPEHVSIKGKTNEGMGEIGENKAIAAFAVCEIGRIYDSAER
- a CDS encoding rhomboid family intramembrane serine protease, with amino-acid sequence MIPLKDDIASYTKPVVSYTILGLNILVYGYEFLLGPEKDAFIFQFGTIPYELFNPQGISSYLTIFSSMFTHANFMHLAGNMLFLWVFADNVEDLMGHFKFLLFYLLCGIAAVFLHSITNPDSRIPMVGASGAISGVMGAYLVFFPQARILSLIPLGFFLRIAYLPSLFFIGIWFLYQFFLGFASLGVKGGGVAYFAHVGGFIAGLLLAFLFKKRAKRKFSDFDYDIF